In a genomic window of Staphylococcus taiwanensis:
- a CDS encoding TerC family protein, with protein sequence MDPSLILPYLWVILVLVFLEGLLAADNAVVMAVMVKHLPPEQRKKALFYGLLGAFVFRFIALFLISIIVNFWFIQAIGAAYLIFMSIRNLWNFFHKKEEDHQEGDDHHYDESGVEKKVGPMKFWGTVFKVEFADIAFAIDSMLAAMAIAVTLPKMGIHFGGMDLGQFGVMFIGGMIGVILMRFAATWFVDLLNKYPGLEGAAFAIVGWVGIKLVVIVLAHKDIGILPEEFPHGVLWQSIFWTVMILLVVIGWLTSVRNNKKKAK encoded by the coding sequence ATGGATCCGAGTTTAATTTTACCTTATCTATGGGTAATTTTAGTTTTAGTGTTTTTAGAAGGATTATTAGCAGCAGATAATGCTGTGGTTATGGCTGTGATGGTAAAACATTTACCACCTGAGCAAAGAAAGAAAGCACTATTTTATGGCTTATTAGGCGCTTTTGTTTTCCGTTTTATTGCCCTATTTTTAATTAGTATTATTGTTAATTTCTGGTTTATTCAAGCTATCGGTGCGGCTTACTTAATTTTTATGTCGATTAGAAATCTGTGGAATTTCTTCCATAAGAAAGAAGAAGACCACCAAGAAGGTGACGATCATCATTATGATGAATCAGGTGTTGAAAAGAAAGTTGGCCCAATGAAATTCTGGGGAACAGTATTTAAAGTAGAATTTGCTGATATTGCTTTTGCAATTGATTCAATGTTAGCTGCGATGGCAATTGCGGTTACTTTACCTAAAATGGGCATCCATTTCGGTGGTATGGACTTAGGTCAATTTGGAGTCATGTTTATTGGCGGAATGATTGGTGTTATTTTAATGCGTTTCGCAGCAACATGGTTTGTAGACTTGTTAAATAAATACCCAGGCCTTGAAGGTGCAGCCTTTGCCATTGTTGGTTGGGTAGGTATAAAATTAGTTGTTATCGTACTTGCACATAAAGATATTGGAATATTACCTGAAGAATTTCCACATGGCGTATTATGGCAATCAATTTTCTGGACTGTTATGATATTATTAGTAGTCATTGGATGGTTAACTTCTGTACGTAATAACAAAAAGAAGGCAAAATAA
- a CDS encoding peptide chain release factor 3: MSLKEEVESRKTFAIISHPDAGKTTLTEKLLYFSGAIREAGTVKGKKTGKFATSDWMKVEQERGISVTSSVMQFDYDDYKINILDTPGHEDFSEDTYRTLMAVDSAVMVIDCAKGIEPQTLKLFKVCKMRGIPIFTFINKLDRVGKEPFELLNEIEETLNIETYPMNWPIGMGQNFFGIIDRESKTIEPFRDEENILHLNNDYELQEEHAISNDSAFEQAIEEFMLVEEAGEQFDNDALLNGELTPVFFGSALANFGVQNFLNAYVDHAPMPNARQTNEEIEVSPFDDEFSGFIFKIQANMDPKHRDRIAFMRVVSGAFERGMDVTLQRTNKKQKITRSTSFMADDKETVNHAVAGDIIGLYDTGNYQIGDTLVGGKQKYSFQDLPQFTPEIFMKVSAKNVMKQKHFHKGIEQLVQEGAIQYYKTLHTNQIILGAVGQLQFEVFEHRMKNEYNVDVVMEPVGRKIARWIENEDDIQDKMNTSRSILVKDRYDNFVFLFENEFATRWFEEKFPEIKLYSLL; encoded by the coding sequence ATGAGTTTAAAAGAAGAAGTAGAATCAAGAAAGACGTTTGCCATCATTTCTCACCCAGATGCTGGTAAAACGACGCTTACTGAAAAATTATTATATTTTAGTGGAGCGATAAGAGAAGCGGGTACAGTTAAAGGTAAAAAAACAGGAAAATTTGCAACAAGTGACTGGATGAAAGTTGAACAAGAACGTGGTATCTCAGTAACAAGTTCAGTCATGCAATTTGATTATGATGATTACAAAATTAATATTCTAGATACACCAGGACACGAAGATTTCTCAGAAGATACTTACCGTACATTAATGGCAGTTGATAGTGCAGTTATGGTAATTGACTGTGCAAAAGGTATCGAACCTCAAACGTTGAAATTATTCAAAGTATGTAAAATGAGAGGCATTCCAATTTTCACTTTTATTAATAAATTAGACCGTGTTGGGAAAGAACCTTTTGAATTGCTAAATGAAATTGAAGAAACATTAAATATTGAAACATATCCAATGAACTGGCCGATAGGTATGGGACAAAATTTCTTTGGTATCATTGATCGTGAGTCAAAAACAATTGAACCTTTTAGAGACGAAGAAAATATTCTTCATTTAAATAATGATTATGAATTGCAAGAAGAACATGCAATTAGCAATGATAGTGCTTTTGAACAAGCAATTGAAGAATTCATGCTAGTTGAAGAAGCGGGCGAACAATTTGATAATGACGCATTATTAAATGGTGAATTAACACCGGTATTCTTTGGTTCAGCATTAGCTAATTTTGGTGTTCAAAACTTCTTGAATGCTTATGTAGATCATGCACCAATGCCAAATGCTCGTCAAACGAATGAAGAAATTGAAGTGAGTCCGTTTGATGATGAATTTTCTGGATTTATTTTTAAAATTCAAGCCAATATGGACCCTAAGCATCGTGATAGAATTGCTTTTATGCGAGTTGTGAGTGGTGCGTTTGAAAGAGGAATGGATGTAACATTACAACGTACAAATAAAAAACAAAAAATTACTCGTTCTACATCATTTATGGCTGATGATAAAGAAACAGTTAACCATGCTGTAGCAGGTGATATTATAGGTTTATATGATACTGGTAATTACCAAATTGGAGATACGTTAGTAGGCGGTAAACAAAAATATAGTTTCCAAGATTTACCTCAGTTCACGCCTGAAATCTTTATGAAAGTTTCTGCTAAAAATGTGATGAAACAAAAACATTTCCATAAAGGTATTGAACAATTAGTTCAAGAAGGTGCAATTCAATATTATAAAACATTGCATACGAATCAAATTATTCTTGGTGCAGTTGGTCAATTACAATTTGAGGTATTTGAACATCGTATGAAGAATGAATACAACGTAGATGTTGTAATGGAACCAGTTGGAAGAAAAATAGCACGTTGGATTGAAAATGAAGACGACATTCAAGATAAAATGAATACTTCTCGTTCTATTTTAGTGAAAGATAGATATGACAATTTTGTATTCTTGTTTGAGAATGAATTTGCAACACGCTGGTTTGAAGAGAAGTTCCCAGAAATTAAATTATATAGTTTATTATAA
- a CDS encoding UDP-N-acetylmuramoyl-L-alanyl-D-glutamate--L-lysine ligase: MNANELFEKIRVKLVIGTLDINVTDITTDSRTASEGSIFVASKGYTVDSHKFCQNVVNQGAKIVVVNKQQDLDGDVTQVIVPDTLRVASLLAHTLFEYPSHQLTTFGVTGTNGKTSIATMIHLIFRGLGKGSAYLGTNGFQINEQKTKGANTTPETVSLTKKIKQAVDEKAEAMTMEVSSHGLSLGRLRGVEFDVAIFSNLTQDHLDFHGTMEAYGHAKSLLFSQLGEDLSKEKYVVLNNDDDFSEYLASVTPYEIFSYGIDNDAQFKAVNIKESLQGVEFDFATPFGTYHVKSPYVGKFNISNIMAAMIAVWSKGTSIEDIIKVVENLEPVEGRLEVLDPSLPIDLIIDYAHTADGMNKLIDAVKPFVKQKLIFLVGMAGERDLTKTPEMGSVACRADYVIFTPDNPANDDPKMLTAELAKGATHHNYVEFDDRAEGIKHAIDVAEPGDTVVLASKGREPYQIMPGHVKVPHRDDLIGLEAAYKKFGGGPVEH, from the coding sequence TTGAATGCGAATGAGTTGTTCGAAAAAATAAGAGTTAAACTGGTTATAGGAACGTTAGATATAAATGTTACTGATATCACTACAGATTCACGTACAGCAAGTGAAGGAAGTATATTCGTCGCATCAAAAGGCTATACAGTAGATAGCCATAAATTCTGTCAAAACGTTGTTAATCAAGGTGCCAAAATCGTCGTAGTAAATAAGCAACAGGACCTTGATGGTGATGTGACCCAAGTCATCGTACCAGATACATTGAGAGTCGCGAGCTTATTAGCACATACATTATTTGAATATCCTAGTCACCAATTAACGACTTTTGGTGTTACAGGTACCAATGGTAAGACATCCATCGCTACGATGATTCATCTTATTTTCAGAGGTTTAGGAAAAGGCAGTGCATATTTGGGAACAAATGGCTTTCAAATTAATGAACAAAAGACTAAGGGTGCGAATACGACACCAGAAACAGTATCTTTAACTAAGAAAATCAAACAAGCTGTTGATGAAAAAGCAGAAGCAATGACAATGGAAGTTTCAAGTCATGGCTTATCACTTGGCCGATTACGTGGTGTAGAATTTGATGTAGCTATATTTTCTAACCTGACACAAGACCATCTAGACTTCCATGGCACAATGGAAGCATATGGACATGCTAAATCACTGTTATTCAGTCAATTAGGAGAGGATTTATCTAAAGAAAAGTATGTTGTCTTAAATAATGATGATGACTTTTCTGAGTATTTAGCGTCAGTTACGCCATATGAAATATTTAGTTATGGTATAGACAATGATGCTCAATTTAAGGCAGTAAATATTAAGGAATCGTTGCAAGGCGTAGAATTTGATTTTGCAACGCCCTTTGGTACATATCATGTGAAATCACCTTATGTAGGTAAATTTAACATCTCTAATATAATGGCAGCGATGATTGCTGTGTGGAGCAAGGGTACTTCAATAGAAGATATTATCAAAGTAGTGGAAAATCTCGAACCAGTGGAAGGACGTTTAGAAGTATTAGATCCTTCTTTACCTATTGATTTAATTATAGATTATGCACATACAGCTGATGGCATGAATAAATTGATTGATGCGGTTAAACCATTTGTTAAGCAAAAGCTTATCTTCTTAGTCGGTATGGCAGGAGAGCGTGACTTAACGAAAACACCTGAAATGGGTTCAGTGGCATGTAGAGCAGATTATGTTATTTTCACACCGGATAATCCTGCTAATGATGATCCAAAAATGTTGACTGCAGAACTTGCTAAAGGTGCAACACATCATAATTATGTTGAATTTGATGATCGTGCAGAAGGAATTAAACATGCAATTGATGTTGCCGAACCAGGAGATACAGTAGTGCTTGCTTCCAAAGGAAGAGAACCATATCAAATTATGCCAGGTCATGTTAAAGTACCACATCGAGACGATTTAATTGGTTTAGAAGCCGCCTATAAAAAATTTGGCGGTGGCCCAGTTGAACATTAA